One genomic segment of Macaca fascicularis isolate 582-1 chromosome 19, T2T-MFA8v1.1 includes these proteins:
- the LOC101925999 gene encoding caspase recruitment domain-containing protein 8 isoform X3, protein MDKKECHEKSSSSGEELWRRVYRELPPVSQMCGSILHFFDEDDETEAEALWFTAFPKYQPSGEDIPSVSEQQESSEGQESGDICSEENQIVSSYAAKLGSEVEQDYTNHQFLGPEGNVDVELIDKSTNTYSLRFPTAGWYLWSATGLGFVVRDAVTVTIAFGSWSQHLALDLQHHEQWLAAGPLFAVTAEPEEAVAEIHLPHFISLQGEVDVSWFLVAHFKDEGMVLEQPSRVEPFYAVLDNPSFSLMGILLRIARGTRLSIPITSNTLLYFHPHPEDIKFHLYLVPSDALLTKMIDDEEERFCGVRLQTSPPVEPLTFGAHYSVSNSAHLEIIPTELKLSYRSPGEIQPFSKFYAGQMKEPIQLEITEKRHEILVWKTVVKPVDIQLGAAPSPPAFSGAAFVRENHRQLQARIGDLKGVLDDLQDNEVLSENEKELVEQAKTRQSKTDALLSMVEKKGDRALELLFRSLSERDPYLVSYLRQQSL, encoded by the exons ATGGACAAAAAGGAGTGTCATGAAAAGAGTAGCAGCAGTGGTGAAGAGCTGTGGAGACG GGTATACAGGGAGTTACCCCCTGTTTCTCAGATGTGTGGTAGCATCTTACATTTTTTCGACGAAGATGACgagacagaggctgaggcattatGGTTCACTGCTTTTCCTAAGTATCAACCATCTGGGGAGGACATTCCCAG TGTATCAGAACAGCAGGAATCTTCAGAGGGACAAGAATCAG GAGATATTTGCTCAGAAGAGAATCAAATAGTTTCCTCTTATGCTGCTAAACTCGGTTCTGAGGTTGAACAAGATTACACAAATCATCAGTTTCTGGGGCCTGAAGGAAATGTGGATGTTGAGTTGATTGATAAGAGCACAAACACATACAG CCTTCGGTTCCCCACTGCTGGCTGGTATCTGTGGTCGGCCACCGGCCTCGGCTTCGTGGTAAGGGATGCGGTCACGGTGACGATTGCGTTTGGTTCCTGGAGTCAGCACCTGGCCCTGGACCTGCAGCACCATGAACAGTGGCTGGCGGCCGGCCCCTTGTTTGCCGTCACTGCAGAGCCAGAGGAGGCTGTGGCCGAAATCCACCTCCCCCACTTCATCTCCCTCCAAG GTGAGGTGGACGTCTCCTGGTTCCTCGTGGCCCATTTTAAGGATGAAGGGATGGTCCTGGAGCAGCCAAGCCGGGTGGAGCCTTTCTATGCTGTCCTGGACAACCCCAGCTTCTCCCTGATGGGCATCCTGCTGCGGATCGCCAGGGGGACGCGCCTCTCCATCCCCATCACCTCCAACACGTTGCTCTATTTTCACCCCCATCCCGAAGACATTAAGTTCCACTTGTACCTTGTCCCCAGCGACGCCTTGCTGACGAAG ATGATAGATGATGAGGAAGAGCGCTTCTGTGGTGTGCGTCTACAGACTTCACCCCCAGTGGAACCCCTGACCTTTGGTGCCCATTATAGTGTGTCTAATTCTGCTCATCTGGAAATAATACCCACG GAGTTGAAATTGTCCTACCGGAGCCCTGGAGAAATCCAGCCCTTCTCTAAATTCTATGCTGGGCAGATGAAGGAACCCATTCAACTTGAAATTACTGAAAAAAGACATGAGATTCTGGTCTGGAAGACTGTGGTGAAGCCAG TGGATATCCAGCTTGGAGCTGCACCCTCCCCACCTGCTTTCTCAG GTGCAGCCTTTGTGAGGGAGAACCATCGGCAACTCCAAGCCAGGATTGGGGACCTGAAAGGGGTGCTCGATGATCTCCAAGACAATGAGGTTCTCAGTGAGAATGAGAAGGAGCTGGTGGAGCAGGCAAAGACACGGCAGAGCAAGACCGACGCCCTGCTGAGCATGGTGGAGAAGAAAGGGGACCGGGCCCTGGAGCTGCTCTTCAGAAGCCTTAGTGAAAGGGACCCTTACCTCGTGTCCTATCTTAGACAGCAGAGTTTGTAA
- the LOC101925999 gene encoding caspase recruitment domain-containing protein 8 isoform X1, with the protein MDKKECHEKSSSSGEELWRRDNGSSRSVDASELVRQQTVLVDNSIQKLRDTRTGIFSQAEACVTDDTVYRELPPVSQMCGSILHFFDEDDETEAEALWFTAFPKYQPSGEDIPSVSEQQESSEGQESGDICSEENQIVSSYAAKLGSEVEQDYTNHQFLGPEGNVDVELIDKSTNTYSLRFPTAGWYLWSATGLGFVVRDAVTVTIAFGSWSQHLALDLQHHEQWLAAGPLFAVTAEPEEAVAEIHLPHFISLQGEVDVSWFLVAHFKDEGMVLEQPSRVEPFYAVLDNPSFSLMGILLRIARGTRLSIPITSNTLLYFHPHPEDIKFHLYLVPSDALLTKMIDDEEERFCGVRLQTSPPVEPLTFGAHYSVSNSAHLEIIPTELKLSYRSPGEIQPFSKFYAGQMKEPIQLEITEKRHEILVWKTVVKPVDIQLGAAPSPPAFSGAAFVRENHRQLQARIGDLKGVLDDLQDNEVLSENEKELVEQAKTRQSKTDALLSMVEKKGDRALELLFRSLSERDPYLVSYLRQQSL; encoded by the exons ATGGACAAAAAGGAGTGTCATGAAAAGAGTAGCAGCAGTGGTGAAGAGCTGTGGAGACG GGACAATGGATCCAGTAGGAGTGTAGATGCATCAGAACTCGTAAGACAGCAGACAGTACTGGTTGACAATAGCATACAGAAACTGCGAGACACGAGAACTGGAATTTTTTCTCAGGCTGAAGCCTGTGTGACAGATGATAC GGTATACAGGGAGTTACCCCCTGTTTCTCAGATGTGTGGTAGCATCTTACATTTTTTCGACGAAGATGACgagacagaggctgaggcattatGGTTCACTGCTTTTCCTAAGTATCAACCATCTGGGGAGGACATTCCCAG TGTATCAGAACAGCAGGAATCTTCAGAGGGACAAGAATCAG GAGATATTTGCTCAGAAGAGAATCAAATAGTTTCCTCTTATGCTGCTAAACTCGGTTCTGAGGTTGAACAAGATTACACAAATCATCAGTTTCTGGGGCCTGAAGGAAATGTGGATGTTGAGTTGATTGATAAGAGCACAAACACATACAG CCTTCGGTTCCCCACTGCTGGCTGGTATCTGTGGTCGGCCACCGGCCTCGGCTTCGTGGTAAGGGATGCGGTCACGGTGACGATTGCGTTTGGTTCCTGGAGTCAGCACCTGGCCCTGGACCTGCAGCACCATGAACAGTGGCTGGCGGCCGGCCCCTTGTTTGCCGTCACTGCAGAGCCAGAGGAGGCTGTGGCCGAAATCCACCTCCCCCACTTCATCTCCCTCCAAG GTGAGGTGGACGTCTCCTGGTTCCTCGTGGCCCATTTTAAGGATGAAGGGATGGTCCTGGAGCAGCCAAGCCGGGTGGAGCCTTTCTATGCTGTCCTGGACAACCCCAGCTTCTCCCTGATGGGCATCCTGCTGCGGATCGCCAGGGGGACGCGCCTCTCCATCCCCATCACCTCCAACACGTTGCTCTATTTTCACCCCCATCCCGAAGACATTAAGTTCCACTTGTACCTTGTCCCCAGCGACGCCTTGCTGACGAAG ATGATAGATGATGAGGAAGAGCGCTTCTGTGGTGTGCGTCTACAGACTTCACCCCCAGTGGAACCCCTGACCTTTGGTGCCCATTATAGTGTGTCTAATTCTGCTCATCTGGAAATAATACCCACG GAGTTGAAATTGTCCTACCGGAGCCCTGGAGAAATCCAGCCCTTCTCTAAATTCTATGCTGGGCAGATGAAGGAACCCATTCAACTTGAAATTACTGAAAAAAGACATGAGATTCTGGTCTGGAAGACTGTGGTGAAGCCAG TGGATATCCAGCTTGGAGCTGCACCCTCCCCACCTGCTTTCTCAG GTGCAGCCTTTGTGAGGGAGAACCATCGGCAACTCCAAGCCAGGATTGGGGACCTGAAAGGGGTGCTCGATGATCTCCAAGACAATGAGGTTCTCAGTGAGAATGAGAAGGAGCTGGTGGAGCAGGCAAAGACACGGCAGAGCAAGACCGACGCCCTGCTGAGCATGGTGGAGAAGAAAGGGGACCGGGCCCTGGAGCTGCTCTTCAGAAGCCTTAGTGAAAGGGACCCTTACCTCGTGTCCTATCTTAGACAGCAGAGTTTGTAA
- the LOC101925999 gene encoding caspase recruitment domain-containing protein 8 isoform X2 has translation MDKKECHEKSSSSGEELWRRDNGSSRSVDASELVRQQTVLVDNSIQKLRDTRTGIFSQAEACVTDDTVYRELPPVSQMCGSILHFFDEDDETEAEALWFTAFPKYQPSGEDIPSVSEQQESSEGQESGDICSEENQIVSSYAAKLGSEVEQDYTNHQFLGPEGNVDVELIDKSTNTYSLRFPTAGWYLWSATGLGFVVRDAVTVTIAFGSWSQHLALDLQHHEQWLAAGPLFAVTAEPEEAVAEIHLPHFISLQGEVDVSWFLVAHFKDEGMVLEQPSRVEPFYAVLDNPSFSLMGILLRIARGTRLSIPITSNTLLYFHPHPEDIKFHLYLVPSDALLTKELKLSYRSPGEIQPFSKFYAGQMKEPIQLEITEKRHEILVWKTVVKPVDIQLGAAPSPPAFSGAAFVRENHRQLQARIGDLKGVLDDLQDNEVLSENEKELVEQAKTRQSKTDALLSMVEKKGDRALELLFRSLSERDPYLVSYLRQQSL, from the exons ATGGACAAAAAGGAGTGTCATGAAAAGAGTAGCAGCAGTGGTGAAGAGCTGTGGAGACG GGACAATGGATCCAGTAGGAGTGTAGATGCATCAGAACTCGTAAGACAGCAGACAGTACTGGTTGACAATAGCATACAGAAACTGCGAGACACGAGAACTGGAATTTTTTCTCAGGCTGAAGCCTGTGTGACAGATGATAC GGTATACAGGGAGTTACCCCCTGTTTCTCAGATGTGTGGTAGCATCTTACATTTTTTCGACGAAGATGACgagacagaggctgaggcattatGGTTCACTGCTTTTCCTAAGTATCAACCATCTGGGGAGGACATTCCCAG TGTATCAGAACAGCAGGAATCTTCAGAGGGACAAGAATCAG GAGATATTTGCTCAGAAGAGAATCAAATAGTTTCCTCTTATGCTGCTAAACTCGGTTCTGAGGTTGAACAAGATTACACAAATCATCAGTTTCTGGGGCCTGAAGGAAATGTGGATGTTGAGTTGATTGATAAGAGCACAAACACATACAG CCTTCGGTTCCCCACTGCTGGCTGGTATCTGTGGTCGGCCACCGGCCTCGGCTTCGTGGTAAGGGATGCGGTCACGGTGACGATTGCGTTTGGTTCCTGGAGTCAGCACCTGGCCCTGGACCTGCAGCACCATGAACAGTGGCTGGCGGCCGGCCCCTTGTTTGCCGTCACTGCAGAGCCAGAGGAGGCTGTGGCCGAAATCCACCTCCCCCACTTCATCTCCCTCCAAG GTGAGGTGGACGTCTCCTGGTTCCTCGTGGCCCATTTTAAGGATGAAGGGATGGTCCTGGAGCAGCCAAGCCGGGTGGAGCCTTTCTATGCTGTCCTGGACAACCCCAGCTTCTCCCTGATGGGCATCCTGCTGCGGATCGCCAGGGGGACGCGCCTCTCCATCCCCATCACCTCCAACACGTTGCTCTATTTTCACCCCCATCCCGAAGACATTAAGTTCCACTTGTACCTTGTCCCCAGCGACGCCTTGCTGACGAAG GAGTTGAAATTGTCCTACCGGAGCCCTGGAGAAATCCAGCCCTTCTCTAAATTCTATGCTGGGCAGATGAAGGAACCCATTCAACTTGAAATTACTGAAAAAAGACATGAGATTCTGGTCTGGAAGACTGTGGTGAAGCCAG TGGATATCCAGCTTGGAGCTGCACCCTCCCCACCTGCTTTCTCAG GTGCAGCCTTTGTGAGGGAGAACCATCGGCAACTCCAAGCCAGGATTGGGGACCTGAAAGGGGTGCTCGATGATCTCCAAGACAATGAGGTTCTCAGTGAGAATGAGAAGGAGCTGGTGGAGCAGGCAAAGACACGGCAGAGCAAGACCGACGCCCTGCTGAGCATGGTGGAGAAGAAAGGGGACCGGGCCCTGGAGCTGCTCTTCAGAAGCCTTAGTGAAAGGGACCCTTACCTCGTGTCCTATCTTAGACAGCAGAGTTTGTAA
- the LOC101925999 gene encoding caspase recruitment domain-containing protein 8 isoform X4: MKRVAAVVKSCGDGYTGSYPLFLRCVVASYIFSTKMTRQRLRHYGSLLFLSINHLGRTFPGDICSEENQIVSSYAAKLGSEVEQDYTNHQFLGPEGNVDVELIDKSTNTYSLRFPTAGWYLWSATGLGFVVRDAVTVTIAFGSWSQHLALDLQHHEQWLAAGPLFAVTAEPEEAVAEIHLPHFISLQGEVDVSWFLVAHFKDEGMVLEQPSRVEPFYAVLDNPSFSLMGILLRIARGTRLSIPITSNTLLYFHPHPEDIKFHLYLVPSDALLTKMIDDEEERFCGVRLQTSPPVEPLTFGAHYSVSNSAHLEIIPTELKLSYRSPGEIQPFSKFYAGQMKEPIQLEITEKRHEILVWKTVVKPVDIQLGAAPSPPAFSGAAFVRENHRQLQARIGDLKGVLDDLQDNEVLSENEKELVEQAKTRQSKTDALLSMVEKKGDRALELLFRSLSERDPYLVSYLRQQSL, encoded by the exons ATGAAAAGAGTAGCAGCAGTGGTGAAGAGCTGTGGAGACG GGTATACAGGGAGTTACCCCCTGTTTCTCAGATGTGTGGTAGCATCTTACATTTTTTCGACGAAGATGACgagacagaggctgaggcattatGGTTCACTGCTTTTCCTAAGTATCAACCATCTGGGGAGGACATTCCCAG GAGATATTTGCTCAGAAGAGAATCAAATAGTTTCCTCTTATGCTGCTAAACTCGGTTCTGAGGTTGAACAAGATTACACAAATCATCAGTTTCTGGGGCCTGAAGGAAATGTGGATGTTGAGTTGATTGATAAGAGCACAAACACATACAG CCTTCGGTTCCCCACTGCTGGCTGGTATCTGTGGTCGGCCACCGGCCTCGGCTTCGTGGTAAGGGATGCGGTCACGGTGACGATTGCGTTTGGTTCCTGGAGTCAGCACCTGGCCCTGGACCTGCAGCACCATGAACAGTGGCTGGCGGCCGGCCCCTTGTTTGCCGTCACTGCAGAGCCAGAGGAGGCTGTGGCCGAAATCCACCTCCCCCACTTCATCTCCCTCCAAG GTGAGGTGGACGTCTCCTGGTTCCTCGTGGCCCATTTTAAGGATGAAGGGATGGTCCTGGAGCAGCCAAGCCGGGTGGAGCCTTTCTATGCTGTCCTGGACAACCCCAGCTTCTCCCTGATGGGCATCCTGCTGCGGATCGCCAGGGGGACGCGCCTCTCCATCCCCATCACCTCCAACACGTTGCTCTATTTTCACCCCCATCCCGAAGACATTAAGTTCCACTTGTACCTTGTCCCCAGCGACGCCTTGCTGACGAAG ATGATAGATGATGAGGAAGAGCGCTTCTGTGGTGTGCGTCTACAGACTTCACCCCCAGTGGAACCCCTGACCTTTGGTGCCCATTATAGTGTGTCTAATTCTGCTCATCTGGAAATAATACCCACG GAGTTGAAATTGTCCTACCGGAGCCCTGGAGAAATCCAGCCCTTCTCTAAATTCTATGCTGGGCAGATGAAGGAACCCATTCAACTTGAAATTACTGAAAAAAGACATGAGATTCTGGTCTGGAAGACTGTGGTGAAGCCAG TGGATATCCAGCTTGGAGCTGCACCCTCCCCACCTGCTTTCTCAG GTGCAGCCTTTGTGAGGGAGAACCATCGGCAACTCCAAGCCAGGATTGGGGACCTGAAAGGGGTGCTCGATGATCTCCAAGACAATGAGGTTCTCAGTGAGAATGAGAAGGAGCTGGTGGAGCAGGCAAAGACACGGCAGAGCAAGACCGACGCCCTGCTGAGCATGGTGGAGAAGAAAGGGGACCGGGCCCTGGAGCTGCTCTTCAGAAGCCTTAGTGAAAGGGACCCTTACCTCGTGTCCTATCTTAGACAGCAGAGTTTGTAA
- the LOC101925999 gene encoding caspase recruitment domain-containing protein 8 isoform X5 yields MIRYTGSYPLFLRCVVASYIFSTKMTRQRLRHYGSLLFLSINHLGRTFPGDICSEENQIVSSYAAKLGSEVEQDYTNHQFLGPEGNVDVELIDKSTNTYSLRFPTAGWYLWSATGLGFVVRDAVTVTIAFGSWSQHLALDLQHHEQWLAAGPLFAVTAEPEEAVAEIHLPHFISLQGEVDVSWFLVAHFKDEGMVLEQPSRVEPFYAVLDNPSFSLMGILLRIARGTRLSIPITSNTLLYFHPHPEDIKFHLYLVPSDALLTKMIDDEEERFCGVRLQTSPPVEPLTFGAHYSVSNSAHLEIIPTELKLSYRSPGEIQPFSKFYAGQMKEPIQLEITEKRHEILVWKTVVKPVDIQLGAAPSPPAFSGAAFVRENHRQLQARIGDLKGVLDDLQDNEVLSENEKELVEQAKTRQSKTDALLSMVEKKGDRALELLFRSLSERDPYLVSYLRQQSL; encoded by the exons ATGATAC GGTATACAGGGAGTTACCCCCTGTTTCTCAGATGTGTGGTAGCATCTTACATTTTTTCGACGAAGATGACgagacagaggctgaggcattatGGTTCACTGCTTTTCCTAAGTATCAACCATCTGGGGAGGACATTCCCAG GAGATATTTGCTCAGAAGAGAATCAAATAGTTTCCTCTTATGCTGCTAAACTCGGTTCTGAGGTTGAACAAGATTACACAAATCATCAGTTTCTGGGGCCTGAAGGAAATGTGGATGTTGAGTTGATTGATAAGAGCACAAACACATACAG CCTTCGGTTCCCCACTGCTGGCTGGTATCTGTGGTCGGCCACCGGCCTCGGCTTCGTGGTAAGGGATGCGGTCACGGTGACGATTGCGTTTGGTTCCTGGAGTCAGCACCTGGCCCTGGACCTGCAGCACCATGAACAGTGGCTGGCGGCCGGCCCCTTGTTTGCCGTCACTGCAGAGCCAGAGGAGGCTGTGGCCGAAATCCACCTCCCCCACTTCATCTCCCTCCAAG GTGAGGTGGACGTCTCCTGGTTCCTCGTGGCCCATTTTAAGGATGAAGGGATGGTCCTGGAGCAGCCAAGCCGGGTGGAGCCTTTCTATGCTGTCCTGGACAACCCCAGCTTCTCCCTGATGGGCATCCTGCTGCGGATCGCCAGGGGGACGCGCCTCTCCATCCCCATCACCTCCAACACGTTGCTCTATTTTCACCCCCATCCCGAAGACATTAAGTTCCACTTGTACCTTGTCCCCAGCGACGCCTTGCTGACGAAG ATGATAGATGATGAGGAAGAGCGCTTCTGTGGTGTGCGTCTACAGACTTCACCCCCAGTGGAACCCCTGACCTTTGGTGCCCATTATAGTGTGTCTAATTCTGCTCATCTGGAAATAATACCCACG GAGTTGAAATTGTCCTACCGGAGCCCTGGAGAAATCCAGCCCTTCTCTAAATTCTATGCTGGGCAGATGAAGGAACCCATTCAACTTGAAATTACTGAAAAAAGACATGAGATTCTGGTCTGGAAGACTGTGGTGAAGCCAG TGGATATCCAGCTTGGAGCTGCACCCTCCCCACCTGCTTTCTCAG GTGCAGCCTTTGTGAGGGAGAACCATCGGCAACTCCAAGCCAGGATTGGGGACCTGAAAGGGGTGCTCGATGATCTCCAAGACAATGAGGTTCTCAGTGAGAATGAGAAGGAGCTGGTGGAGCAGGCAAAGACACGGCAGAGCAAGACCGACGCCCTGCTGAGCATGGTGGAGAAGAAAGGGGACCGGGCCCTGGAGCTGCTCTTCAGAAGCCTTAGTGAAAGGGACCCTTACCTCGTGTCCTATCTTAGACAGCAGAGTTTGTAA
- the LOC101925999 gene encoding caspase recruitment domain-containing protein 8 isoform X7: MTGNCVSEQQESSEGQESGDICSEENQIVSSYAAKLGSEVEQDYTNHQFLGPEGNVDVELIDKSTNTYSLRFPTAGWYLWSATGLGFVVRDAVTVTIAFGSWSQHLALDLQHHEQWLAAGPLFAVTAEPEEAVAEIHLPHFISLQGEVDVSWFLVAHFKDEGMVLEQPSRVEPFYAVLDNPSFSLMGILLRIARGTRLSIPITSNTLLYFHPHPEDIKFHLYLVPSDALLTKMIDDEEERFCGVRLQTSPPVEPLTFGAHYSVSNSAHLEIIPTELKLSYRSPGEIQPFSKFYAGQMKEPIQLEITEKRHEILVWKTVVKPVDIQLGAAPSPPAFSGAAFVRENHRQLQARIGDLKGVLDDLQDNEVLSENEKELVEQAKTRQSKTDALLSMVEKKGDRALELLFRSLSERDPYLVSYLRQQSL, encoded by the exons ATGACTGGAAATTG TGTATCAGAACAGCAGGAATCTTCAGAGGGACAAGAATCAG GAGATATTTGCTCAGAAGAGAATCAAATAGTTTCCTCTTATGCTGCTAAACTCGGTTCTGAGGTTGAACAAGATTACACAAATCATCAGTTTCTGGGGCCTGAAGGAAATGTGGATGTTGAGTTGATTGATAAGAGCACAAACACATACAG CCTTCGGTTCCCCACTGCTGGCTGGTATCTGTGGTCGGCCACCGGCCTCGGCTTCGTGGTAAGGGATGCGGTCACGGTGACGATTGCGTTTGGTTCCTGGAGTCAGCACCTGGCCCTGGACCTGCAGCACCATGAACAGTGGCTGGCGGCCGGCCCCTTGTTTGCCGTCACTGCAGAGCCAGAGGAGGCTGTGGCCGAAATCCACCTCCCCCACTTCATCTCCCTCCAAG GTGAGGTGGACGTCTCCTGGTTCCTCGTGGCCCATTTTAAGGATGAAGGGATGGTCCTGGAGCAGCCAAGCCGGGTGGAGCCTTTCTATGCTGTCCTGGACAACCCCAGCTTCTCCCTGATGGGCATCCTGCTGCGGATCGCCAGGGGGACGCGCCTCTCCATCCCCATCACCTCCAACACGTTGCTCTATTTTCACCCCCATCCCGAAGACATTAAGTTCCACTTGTACCTTGTCCCCAGCGACGCCTTGCTGACGAAG ATGATAGATGATGAGGAAGAGCGCTTCTGTGGTGTGCGTCTACAGACTTCACCCCCAGTGGAACCCCTGACCTTTGGTGCCCATTATAGTGTGTCTAATTCTGCTCATCTGGAAATAATACCCACG GAGTTGAAATTGTCCTACCGGAGCCCTGGAGAAATCCAGCCCTTCTCTAAATTCTATGCTGGGCAGATGAAGGAACCCATTCAACTTGAAATTACTGAAAAAAGACATGAGATTCTGGTCTGGAAGACTGTGGTGAAGCCAG TGGATATCCAGCTTGGAGCTGCACCCTCCCCACCTGCTTTCTCAG GTGCAGCCTTTGTGAGGGAGAACCATCGGCAACTCCAAGCCAGGATTGGGGACCTGAAAGGGGTGCTCGATGATCTCCAAGACAATGAGGTTCTCAGTGAGAATGAGAAGGAGCTGGTGGAGCAGGCAAAGACACGGCAGAGCAAGACCGACGCCCTGCTGAGCATGGTGGAGAAGAAAGGGGACCGGGCCCTGGAGCTGCTCTTCAGAAGCCTTAGTGAAAGGGACCCTTACCTCGTGTCCTATCTTAGACAGCAGAGTTTGTAA
- the LOC101925999 gene encoding caspase recruitment domain-containing protein 8 isoform X6 produces MGIPTSSVSEQQESSEGQESGDICSEENQIVSSYAAKLGSEVEQDYTNHQFLGPEGNVDVELIDKSTNTYSLRFPTAGWYLWSATGLGFVVRDAVTVTIAFGSWSQHLALDLQHHEQWLAAGPLFAVTAEPEEAVAEIHLPHFISLQGEVDVSWFLVAHFKDEGMVLEQPSRVEPFYAVLDNPSFSLMGILLRIARGTRLSIPITSNTLLYFHPHPEDIKFHLYLVPSDALLTKMIDDEEERFCGVRLQTSPPVEPLTFGAHYSVSNSAHLEIIPTELKLSYRSPGEIQPFSKFYAGQMKEPIQLEITEKRHEILVWKTVVKPVDIQLGAAPSPPAFSGAAFVRENHRQLQARIGDLKGVLDDLQDNEVLSENEKELVEQAKTRQSKTDALLSMVEKKGDRALELLFRSLSERDPYLVSYLRQQSL; encoded by the exons ATGGGGATCCCAACCTCCAGTGTATCAGAACAGCAGGAATCTTCAGAGGGACAAGAATCAG GAGATATTTGCTCAGAAGAGAATCAAATAGTTTCCTCTTATGCTGCTAAACTCGGTTCTGAGGTTGAACAAGATTACACAAATCATCAGTTTCTGGGGCCTGAAGGAAATGTGGATGTTGAGTTGATTGATAAGAGCACAAACACATACAG CCTTCGGTTCCCCACTGCTGGCTGGTATCTGTGGTCGGCCACCGGCCTCGGCTTCGTGGTAAGGGATGCGGTCACGGTGACGATTGCGTTTGGTTCCTGGAGTCAGCACCTGGCCCTGGACCTGCAGCACCATGAACAGTGGCTGGCGGCCGGCCCCTTGTTTGCCGTCACTGCAGAGCCAGAGGAGGCTGTGGCCGAAATCCACCTCCCCCACTTCATCTCCCTCCAAG GTGAGGTGGACGTCTCCTGGTTCCTCGTGGCCCATTTTAAGGATGAAGGGATGGTCCTGGAGCAGCCAAGCCGGGTGGAGCCTTTCTATGCTGTCCTGGACAACCCCAGCTTCTCCCTGATGGGCATCCTGCTGCGGATCGCCAGGGGGACGCGCCTCTCCATCCCCATCACCTCCAACACGTTGCTCTATTTTCACCCCCATCCCGAAGACATTAAGTTCCACTTGTACCTTGTCCCCAGCGACGCCTTGCTGACGAAG ATGATAGATGATGAGGAAGAGCGCTTCTGTGGTGTGCGTCTACAGACTTCACCCCCAGTGGAACCCCTGACCTTTGGTGCCCATTATAGTGTGTCTAATTCTGCTCATCTGGAAATAATACCCACG GAGTTGAAATTGTCCTACCGGAGCCCTGGAGAAATCCAGCCCTTCTCTAAATTCTATGCTGGGCAGATGAAGGAACCCATTCAACTTGAAATTACTGAAAAAAGACATGAGATTCTGGTCTGGAAGACTGTGGTGAAGCCAG TGGATATCCAGCTTGGAGCTGCACCCTCCCCACCTGCTTTCTCAG GTGCAGCCTTTGTGAGGGAGAACCATCGGCAACTCCAAGCCAGGATTGGGGACCTGAAAGGGGTGCTCGATGATCTCCAAGACAATGAGGTTCTCAGTGAGAATGAGAAGGAGCTGGTGGAGCAGGCAAAGACACGGCAGAGCAAGACCGACGCCCTGCTGAGCATGGTGGAGAAGAAAGGGGACCGGGCCCTGGAGCTGCTCTTCAGAAGCCTTAGTGAAAGGGACCCTTACCTCGTGTCCTATCTTAGACAGCAGAGTTTGTAA